Proteins encoded by one window of Brienomyrus brachyistius isolate T26 chromosome 1, BBRACH_0.4, whole genome shotgun sequence:
- the LOC125750355 gene encoding rap guanine nucleotide exchange factor 4-like isoform X3 — protein MVAAHTSTHPSASAEWIICLDKRLVGSDVHPMKIRALPAERSGEDVDIILARLKNVKAFEKFHLNLLQQICLCGFYEFLDKGITLYRQGDIGTSWYAVLSGSLDVKVSETANHQDAVTICTLGIGTAFGESILDNTPRHATIVTRESCELLRIEQREFRSLWEKYRQCMAGLLAPPYGAMESGLNNDRMPDKDNMSKSALGSLSNSLNKVPSERIRRAGKVVRHSILSRAPHMIRDRKFHLKTYRQCCVGTELVDWLAQQSSCIHSRPQAVGMWQALLEEGMLNHVDQEIDFQDKYLFYRFLDDEQEDLPPPSEEEKKESEEELQDTLLLLSRLGPDAHMRMILRKAPGQRTVDDLEIIYEELLHIKALSHLSTSVKRELAGVLIFEAHAKAGTVLFNQGEEGTSWYIILKGSVNVVIYGKGVVCTLHEGDDFGKLALVNDAPRAASIVLREDDCQFLRVDKEDFNRILRDVEANTVRLKEHQQDVLVLEKSPGGVRPSSNGSTVAHYKYNVMSGTPEKILEHFLETIRLDSHFTELDPALDDFVLTHCVFLPNNQLCPMLMAHYHAQLSQVSEQERQDYALSSKRRVVRLVLQWASIYGELLQEEEALLAFLEELYMSVSDDSRTIPALKDLLPELEKVVKRHSEDAKSTQKKKAVLRQFNTGEERLQRQQPIKSNDEMLLKIYCLDHTYTTIRVPLTATARELAVAAADKLGLTEDLLLVGLGSAGDKMVLKPNDISAFFTLGINGRLFICPRNQLVSLTPLPEQEGPSTGSVATFELMSSKDLAYQMTIYDWELFNCVHELELMYHTFGRQRFKKTTANLDLFLRRFNEVQLWVVTEVCLCAQLSKRVQLLKKFIKIAAHCKEYKNLNSFFAIIMGMSNPAVSRLTQTWEKLPSKFKKFYGEFESLLDPSRNHRAYRLTMAKLDAPIIPFMPLLIKDMTFTHEGNKTFIDSLVNFEKMRMIVNTVRTMRFCRSQPFNLDASLASKNHQEVRSYVRQLHVIDSQRALSHLSHKLEPRRA, from the exons ATGGTAGCGGCGCACACGTCCACCCATCCTTCCGCATCCGCAGAATGGATCATTTGCCTTGATAAAAG GCTGGTTGGCAGCGATGTGCATCCCATGAAAATTAGAGCACT GCCTGCTGAACGTTCTGGAGAGGATGTAGACATCATACTCGCCCGTCTAAAGAATGTCAAGGCCTTTGAGAAGTTCCATCTGAATCTTCTCCAGCAGATCTGTCTTTGTGGATTCTACGAGTTCCTGGATAAGGGCATCACCT tGTATCGTCAGGGGGACATCGGGACAAGCTGGTATGCTGTCCTCTCTGGCTCACTGGATGTCAAAGTATCTGAGACAGCCAACCACCAG GATGCTGTCACAATCTGTACCCTGGGCATTGGGACGGCCTTTGGCGAGTCCATTTTGGACAACACCCCACGGCATGCCACTATCGTCACCCGTGAGTCCTGCGAGCTCCTGCGGATCGAGCAGCGAGAGTTTCGGTCTCTGTGGGAG aaataCCGGCAGTGCATGGCTGGGCTCTTGGCCCCCCCCTACGGTGCTATGGAAAGTGGACTCAACAATGACA GAATGCCGGACAAAGATAACATGAGCAAGAGTGCATTGGGCTCCCTGTCTAACAGCCTTAACAAG GTTCCCTCAGAAAGGATCCGGAGAGCAGGCAAGGTTGTACGGCACAGCATCCTGTCCAGAGCGCCCCACATGATCAGGGACAGAAAGTTTCACCTGAAGACGTACCG GCAGTGCTGCGTAGGCACAGAGCTCGTGGACTGGCTGGCTCAGCAGAGCTCCTGCATCCACTCGCGGCCACAGGCTGTGGGCATGTGGCAGGCACTGCTGGAGGAGGGCATGCTCAACCACG TGGACCAGGAGATTGACTTCCAGGACAAATACCTGTTCTACCGCTTCCTGGACGACGAGCAAGAGGACTTGCCGCCTCCCAGTgaggaggagaagaaggagaGCGAGGAAGAGCTGCAGGACaccctgctgctgctgtcccGGTTAGGCCCCGATGCCCATATGCGCATGATCCTGAGGAAAGC GCCAGGTCAGCGAACAGTAGATGATTTGGAAATTATATACGAAGAGCTTCTCCATATAAAAGCCTTATCGCATCTTTCCACATCC GTGAAACGTGAACTGGCCGGTGTTCTTATCTTCGAGGCCCATGCTAAAGCCggcacagtgt TGTTTAACCAAGGAGAAGAAGGCACGTCCTGGTACATCATTTTGAAAGGATCAGTCAATGTGGTCATATATGGCAAG GGCGTCGTGTGCACGCTGCACGAGGGCGACGACTTCGGGAAGCTGGCCCTGGTGAACGATGCCCCGCGGGCCGCCTCCATCGTCCTGCGCGAGGATGACTGTCAGTTCCTGCGCGTGGACAAGGAGGACTTCAACCGCATTCTCAGG gATGTGGAGGCGAACACTGTGCGTCTGAAGGAGCACCAGCAGGATGTGCTGGTGCTGGAGAAGAGTCCTGGCGGCGTGCGGCCCTCCAGCAACGGCAGCACGGTGGCCCACTATAA GTACAATGTCATGTCCGGAACACCAGAGAAGATACTAGAACATTTCCTTGAGACCATACGACTTGACTCACACTTCACAGAATTAG ACCCAGCCCTGGATGACTTTGTGCTCACACACTGCGTCTTCCTCCCCAATAACCAACTGTGTCCGATGCTCATGGCCCA CTACCATGCTCAGTTGTCCCAAGTCTCAGAGCAGGAGAGGCAGGACTACGCCCTCAGCAGCAAGCGGCGGGTGGTGCGCCTGGTGCTGCAATGGGCCTCCATCTACGGAGAGCTTCTCCAGGAGGAAGAGGCCTTGCTAGCTTTCCTGGAG GAGttgtacatgtctgtgtccgACGACTCCAGGACCATCCCGGCCCTGAAGGACCTGCTCCCTGAACTGGAGAAGGTGGTGAAGCGCCA TTCAGAAGATGCCAAGTCCACCCAAAAAAAG AAAGCTGTGCTGCGACAGTTCAACACAGGAGAAGAGCGACTTCAAAGGCAGCAGCCAATCAAGAGCAATGATGAAA tgCTGCTCAAGATCTACTGCCTGGATCATACATACACCACCATCCGCGTGCCGCTCACCGCCACGGCACGTGAGCTGGCTGTCGCTGCTGCCGACAAGCTAGGTTTAACAGAGGATCTGCTCCTGGTTGGCCTGGGCTCGGCAGGAG ACAAGATGGTGCTGAAACCCAATGACATTTCGGCATTCTTCACACTTGGCATCAATGGACGGCTGTTCATCTGCCCCAGAAACCAGCTCGTCTCACTG ACTCCACTTCCAGAACAAGAAGGGCCATCAACAGGCTCAGTTGCTACCTTTGAGCTGATGAGTTCCAAAGACCTGGCCTACCAGATGACCATCTATGACTGGGAGCTCTTCAACTGTGTACATGAG CTTGAGCTGATGTACCACACGTTTGGGAGGCAGCGCTTCAAGAAGACCACAGCCAACCTAGACCTTTTCCTCAGGAGGTTCAACGAGGTTCAGCTGTGGGTGGTGACTGAGGTCTGCTTGTGCGCCCAGCTCAGCAAACGCGTGCAGCTGCTCAAGAAATTCATCAAGATTGCCGCCCA CTGCAAGGAATACAAGAATCTAAACTCCTTCTTTGCTATCATCATGGGAATGAGCAACCCGGCTGTGAGCAGGCTGACTCAGACGTGGGAG AAGCTTCCTAGCAAGTTTAAGAAGTTCTATGGGGAGTTTGAAAGCCTACTG GACCCCTCGCGAAACCACCGTGCCTACAGGCTCACCATGGCCAAGCTGGATGCACCCATAATCCCCTTCATGCCACTGCTCATTAAAG ATATGACTTTCACCCATGAAGGAAACAAGACATTTATTGACAGTCTGGTTAATTTTGAGAAAATG aGGATGATTGTCAACACGGTGCGGACGATGCGGTTCTGCCGGAGCCAACCTTTCA ATCTGGATGCTTCCCTGGCCAGTAAGAACCACCAGGAGGTCAGGAGCTACGTGCGGCAGCTTCACGTGATTGACAGTCAGAGGGCCCTGTCTCACCTCTCCCATAAACTGGAGCCCCGCAGAGCATAG
- the LOC125750355 gene encoding rap guanine nucleotide exchange factor 4-like isoform X2, whose translation MIPSKMVAAHTSTHPSASAEWIICLDKRPAERSGEDVDIILARLKNVKAFEKFHLNLLQQICLCGFYEFLDKGITLYRQGDIGTSWYAVLSGSLDVKVSETANHQDAVTICTLGIGTAFGESILDNTPRHATIVTRESCELLRIEQREFRSLWEKYRQCMAGLLAPPYGAMESGLNNDRMPDKDNMSKSALGSLSNSLNKTPLIGCQPKPRPKSLMQVPSERIRRAGKVVRHSILSRAPHMIRDRKFHLKTYRQCCVGTELVDWLAQQSSCIHSRPQAVGMWQALLEEGMLNHVDQEIDFQDKYLFYRFLDDEQEDLPPPSEEEKKESEEELQDTLLLLSRLGPDAHMRMILRKAPGQRTVDDLEIIYEELLHIKALSHLSTSVKRELAGVLIFEAHAKAGTVLFNQGEEGTSWYIILKGSVNVVIYGKGVVCTLHEGDDFGKLALVNDAPRAASIVLREDDCQFLRVDKEDFNRILRDVEANTVRLKEHQQDVLVLEKSPGGVRPSSNGSTVAHYKYNVMSGTPEKILEHFLETIRLDSHFTELDPALDDFVLTHCVFLPNNQLCPMLMAHYHAQLSQVSEQERQDYALSSKRRVVRLVLQWASIYGELLQEEEALLAFLEELYMSVSDDSRTIPALKDLLPELEKVVKRHSEDAKSTQKKKAVLRQFNTGEERLQRQQPIKSNDEMLLKIYCLDHTYTTIRVPLTATARELAVAAADKLGLTEDLLLVGLGSAGDKMVLKPNDISAFFTLGINGRLFICPRNQLVSLTPLPEQEGPSTGSVATFELMSSKDLAYQMTIYDWELFNCVHELELMYHTFGRQRFKKTTANLDLFLRRFNEVQLWVVTEVCLCAQLSKRVQLLKKFIKIAAHCKEYKNLNSFFAIIMGMSNPAVSRLTQTWEKLPSKFKKFYGEFESLLDPSRNHRAYRLTMAKLDAPIIPFMPLLIKDMTFTHEGNKTFIDSLVNFEKMRMIVNTVRTMRFCRSQPFNLDASLASKNHQEVRSYVRQLHVIDSQRALSHLSHKLEPRRA comes from the exons ATGATTCCGTCAAAGATGGTAGCGGCGCACACGTCCACCCATCCTTCCGCATCCGCAGAATGGATCATTTGCCTTGATAAAAG GCCTGCTGAACGTTCTGGAGAGGATGTAGACATCATACTCGCCCGTCTAAAGAATGTCAAGGCCTTTGAGAAGTTCCATCTGAATCTTCTCCAGCAGATCTGTCTTTGTGGATTCTACGAGTTCCTGGATAAGGGCATCACCT tGTATCGTCAGGGGGACATCGGGACAAGCTGGTATGCTGTCCTCTCTGGCTCACTGGATGTCAAAGTATCTGAGACAGCCAACCACCAG GATGCTGTCACAATCTGTACCCTGGGCATTGGGACGGCCTTTGGCGAGTCCATTTTGGACAACACCCCACGGCATGCCACTATCGTCACCCGTGAGTCCTGCGAGCTCCTGCGGATCGAGCAGCGAGAGTTTCGGTCTCTGTGGGAG aaataCCGGCAGTGCATGGCTGGGCTCTTGGCCCCCCCCTACGGTGCTATGGAAAGTGGACTCAACAATGACA GAATGCCGGACAAAGATAACATGAGCAAGAGTGCATTGGGCTCCCTGTCTAACAGCCTTAACAAG acaCCACTCATTGGCTGTCAGCCCAAACCCCGCCCTAAATCTCTCATGCAG GTTCCCTCAGAAAGGATCCGGAGAGCAGGCAAGGTTGTACGGCACAGCATCCTGTCCAGAGCGCCCCACATGATCAGGGACAGAAAGTTTCACCTGAAGACGTACCG GCAGTGCTGCGTAGGCACAGAGCTCGTGGACTGGCTGGCTCAGCAGAGCTCCTGCATCCACTCGCGGCCACAGGCTGTGGGCATGTGGCAGGCACTGCTGGAGGAGGGCATGCTCAACCACG TGGACCAGGAGATTGACTTCCAGGACAAATACCTGTTCTACCGCTTCCTGGACGACGAGCAAGAGGACTTGCCGCCTCCCAGTgaggaggagaagaaggagaGCGAGGAAGAGCTGCAGGACaccctgctgctgctgtcccGGTTAGGCCCCGATGCCCATATGCGCATGATCCTGAGGAAAGC GCCAGGTCAGCGAACAGTAGATGATTTGGAAATTATATACGAAGAGCTTCTCCATATAAAAGCCTTATCGCATCTTTCCACATCC GTGAAACGTGAACTGGCCGGTGTTCTTATCTTCGAGGCCCATGCTAAAGCCggcacagtgt TGTTTAACCAAGGAGAAGAAGGCACGTCCTGGTACATCATTTTGAAAGGATCAGTCAATGTGGTCATATATGGCAAG GGCGTCGTGTGCACGCTGCACGAGGGCGACGACTTCGGGAAGCTGGCCCTGGTGAACGATGCCCCGCGGGCCGCCTCCATCGTCCTGCGCGAGGATGACTGTCAGTTCCTGCGCGTGGACAAGGAGGACTTCAACCGCATTCTCAGG gATGTGGAGGCGAACACTGTGCGTCTGAAGGAGCACCAGCAGGATGTGCTGGTGCTGGAGAAGAGTCCTGGCGGCGTGCGGCCCTCCAGCAACGGCAGCACGGTGGCCCACTATAA GTACAATGTCATGTCCGGAACACCAGAGAAGATACTAGAACATTTCCTTGAGACCATACGACTTGACTCACACTTCACAGAATTAG ACCCAGCCCTGGATGACTTTGTGCTCACACACTGCGTCTTCCTCCCCAATAACCAACTGTGTCCGATGCTCATGGCCCA CTACCATGCTCAGTTGTCCCAAGTCTCAGAGCAGGAGAGGCAGGACTACGCCCTCAGCAGCAAGCGGCGGGTGGTGCGCCTGGTGCTGCAATGGGCCTCCATCTACGGAGAGCTTCTCCAGGAGGAAGAGGCCTTGCTAGCTTTCCTGGAG GAGttgtacatgtctgtgtccgACGACTCCAGGACCATCCCGGCCCTGAAGGACCTGCTCCCTGAACTGGAGAAGGTGGTGAAGCGCCA TTCAGAAGATGCCAAGTCCACCCAAAAAAAG AAAGCTGTGCTGCGACAGTTCAACACAGGAGAAGAGCGACTTCAAAGGCAGCAGCCAATCAAGAGCAATGATGAAA tgCTGCTCAAGATCTACTGCCTGGATCATACATACACCACCATCCGCGTGCCGCTCACCGCCACGGCACGTGAGCTGGCTGTCGCTGCTGCCGACAAGCTAGGTTTAACAGAGGATCTGCTCCTGGTTGGCCTGGGCTCGGCAGGAG ACAAGATGGTGCTGAAACCCAATGACATTTCGGCATTCTTCACACTTGGCATCAATGGACGGCTGTTCATCTGCCCCAGAAACCAGCTCGTCTCACTG ACTCCACTTCCAGAACAAGAAGGGCCATCAACAGGCTCAGTTGCTACCTTTGAGCTGATGAGTTCCAAAGACCTGGCCTACCAGATGACCATCTATGACTGGGAGCTCTTCAACTGTGTACATGAG CTTGAGCTGATGTACCACACGTTTGGGAGGCAGCGCTTCAAGAAGACCACAGCCAACCTAGACCTTTTCCTCAGGAGGTTCAACGAGGTTCAGCTGTGGGTGGTGACTGAGGTCTGCTTGTGCGCCCAGCTCAGCAAACGCGTGCAGCTGCTCAAGAAATTCATCAAGATTGCCGCCCA CTGCAAGGAATACAAGAATCTAAACTCCTTCTTTGCTATCATCATGGGAATGAGCAACCCGGCTGTGAGCAGGCTGACTCAGACGTGGGAG AAGCTTCCTAGCAAGTTTAAGAAGTTCTATGGGGAGTTTGAAAGCCTACTG GACCCCTCGCGAAACCACCGTGCCTACAGGCTCACCATGGCCAAGCTGGATGCACCCATAATCCCCTTCATGCCACTGCTCATTAAAG ATATGACTTTCACCCATGAAGGAAACAAGACATTTATTGACAGTCTGGTTAATTTTGAGAAAATG aGGATGATTGTCAACACGGTGCGGACGATGCGGTTCTGCCGGAGCCAACCTTTCA ATCTGGATGCTTCCCTGGCCAGTAAGAACCACCAGGAGGTCAGGAGCTACGTGCGGCAGCTTCACGTGATTGACAGTCAGAGGGCCCTGTCTCACCTCTCCCATAAACTGGAGCCCCGCAGAGCATAG
- the LOC125750355 gene encoding rap guanine nucleotide exchange factor 4-like isoform X4 codes for MIPSKMVAAHTSTHPSASAEWIICLDKRPAERSGEDVDIILARLKNVKAFEKFHLNLLQQICLCGFYEFLDKGITLYRQGDIGTSWYAVLSGSLDVKVSETANHQDAVTICTLGIGTAFGESILDNTPRHATIVTRESCELLRIEQREFRSLWEKYRQCMAGLLAPPYGAMESGLNNDRMPDKDNMSKSALGSLSNSLNKVPSERIRRAGKVVRHSILSRAPHMIRDRKFHLKTYRQCCVGTELVDWLAQQSSCIHSRPQAVGMWQALLEEGMLNHVDQEIDFQDKYLFYRFLDDEQEDLPPPSEEEKKESEEELQDTLLLLSRLGPDAHMRMILRKAPGQRTVDDLEIIYEELLHIKALSHLSTSVKRELAGVLIFEAHAKAGTVLFNQGEEGTSWYIILKGSVNVVIYGKGVVCTLHEGDDFGKLALVNDAPRAASIVLREDDCQFLRVDKEDFNRILRDVEANTVRLKEHQQDVLVLEKSPGGVRPSSNGSTVAHYKYNVMSGTPEKILEHFLETIRLDSHFTELDPALDDFVLTHCVFLPNNQLCPMLMAHYHAQLSQVSEQERQDYALSSKRRVVRLVLQWASIYGELLQEEEALLAFLEELYMSVSDDSRTIPALKDLLPELEKVVKRHSEDAKSTQKKKAVLRQFNTGEERLQRQQPIKSNDEMLLKIYCLDHTYTTIRVPLTATARELAVAAADKLGLTEDLLLVGLGSAGDKMVLKPNDISAFFTLGINGRLFICPRNQLVSLTPLPEQEGPSTGSVATFELMSSKDLAYQMTIYDWELFNCVHELELMYHTFGRQRFKKTTANLDLFLRRFNEVQLWVVTEVCLCAQLSKRVQLLKKFIKIAAHCKEYKNLNSFFAIIMGMSNPAVSRLTQTWEKLPSKFKKFYGEFESLLDPSRNHRAYRLTMAKLDAPIIPFMPLLIKDMTFTHEGNKTFIDSLVNFEKMRMIVNTVRTMRFCRSQPFNLDASLASKNHQEVRSYVRQLHVIDSQRALSHLSHKLEPRRA; via the exons ATGATTCCGTCAAAGATGGTAGCGGCGCACACGTCCACCCATCCTTCCGCATCCGCAGAATGGATCATTTGCCTTGATAAAAG GCCTGCTGAACGTTCTGGAGAGGATGTAGACATCATACTCGCCCGTCTAAAGAATGTCAAGGCCTTTGAGAAGTTCCATCTGAATCTTCTCCAGCAGATCTGTCTTTGTGGATTCTACGAGTTCCTGGATAAGGGCATCACCT tGTATCGTCAGGGGGACATCGGGACAAGCTGGTATGCTGTCCTCTCTGGCTCACTGGATGTCAAAGTATCTGAGACAGCCAACCACCAG GATGCTGTCACAATCTGTACCCTGGGCATTGGGACGGCCTTTGGCGAGTCCATTTTGGACAACACCCCACGGCATGCCACTATCGTCACCCGTGAGTCCTGCGAGCTCCTGCGGATCGAGCAGCGAGAGTTTCGGTCTCTGTGGGAG aaataCCGGCAGTGCATGGCTGGGCTCTTGGCCCCCCCCTACGGTGCTATGGAAAGTGGACTCAACAATGACA GAATGCCGGACAAAGATAACATGAGCAAGAGTGCATTGGGCTCCCTGTCTAACAGCCTTAACAAG GTTCCCTCAGAAAGGATCCGGAGAGCAGGCAAGGTTGTACGGCACAGCATCCTGTCCAGAGCGCCCCACATGATCAGGGACAGAAAGTTTCACCTGAAGACGTACCG GCAGTGCTGCGTAGGCACAGAGCTCGTGGACTGGCTGGCTCAGCAGAGCTCCTGCATCCACTCGCGGCCACAGGCTGTGGGCATGTGGCAGGCACTGCTGGAGGAGGGCATGCTCAACCACG TGGACCAGGAGATTGACTTCCAGGACAAATACCTGTTCTACCGCTTCCTGGACGACGAGCAAGAGGACTTGCCGCCTCCCAGTgaggaggagaagaaggagaGCGAGGAAGAGCTGCAGGACaccctgctgctgctgtcccGGTTAGGCCCCGATGCCCATATGCGCATGATCCTGAGGAAAGC GCCAGGTCAGCGAACAGTAGATGATTTGGAAATTATATACGAAGAGCTTCTCCATATAAAAGCCTTATCGCATCTTTCCACATCC GTGAAACGTGAACTGGCCGGTGTTCTTATCTTCGAGGCCCATGCTAAAGCCggcacagtgt TGTTTAACCAAGGAGAAGAAGGCACGTCCTGGTACATCATTTTGAAAGGATCAGTCAATGTGGTCATATATGGCAAG GGCGTCGTGTGCACGCTGCACGAGGGCGACGACTTCGGGAAGCTGGCCCTGGTGAACGATGCCCCGCGGGCCGCCTCCATCGTCCTGCGCGAGGATGACTGTCAGTTCCTGCGCGTGGACAAGGAGGACTTCAACCGCATTCTCAGG gATGTGGAGGCGAACACTGTGCGTCTGAAGGAGCACCAGCAGGATGTGCTGGTGCTGGAGAAGAGTCCTGGCGGCGTGCGGCCCTCCAGCAACGGCAGCACGGTGGCCCACTATAA GTACAATGTCATGTCCGGAACACCAGAGAAGATACTAGAACATTTCCTTGAGACCATACGACTTGACTCACACTTCACAGAATTAG ACCCAGCCCTGGATGACTTTGTGCTCACACACTGCGTCTTCCTCCCCAATAACCAACTGTGTCCGATGCTCATGGCCCA CTACCATGCTCAGTTGTCCCAAGTCTCAGAGCAGGAGAGGCAGGACTACGCCCTCAGCAGCAAGCGGCGGGTGGTGCGCCTGGTGCTGCAATGGGCCTCCATCTACGGAGAGCTTCTCCAGGAGGAAGAGGCCTTGCTAGCTTTCCTGGAG GAGttgtacatgtctgtgtccgACGACTCCAGGACCATCCCGGCCCTGAAGGACCTGCTCCCTGAACTGGAGAAGGTGGTGAAGCGCCA TTCAGAAGATGCCAAGTCCACCCAAAAAAAG AAAGCTGTGCTGCGACAGTTCAACACAGGAGAAGAGCGACTTCAAAGGCAGCAGCCAATCAAGAGCAATGATGAAA tgCTGCTCAAGATCTACTGCCTGGATCATACATACACCACCATCCGCGTGCCGCTCACCGCCACGGCACGTGAGCTGGCTGTCGCTGCTGCCGACAAGCTAGGTTTAACAGAGGATCTGCTCCTGGTTGGCCTGGGCTCGGCAGGAG ACAAGATGGTGCTGAAACCCAATGACATTTCGGCATTCTTCACACTTGGCATCAATGGACGGCTGTTCATCTGCCCCAGAAACCAGCTCGTCTCACTG ACTCCACTTCCAGAACAAGAAGGGCCATCAACAGGCTCAGTTGCTACCTTTGAGCTGATGAGTTCCAAAGACCTGGCCTACCAGATGACCATCTATGACTGGGAGCTCTTCAACTGTGTACATGAG CTTGAGCTGATGTACCACACGTTTGGGAGGCAGCGCTTCAAGAAGACCACAGCCAACCTAGACCTTTTCCTCAGGAGGTTCAACGAGGTTCAGCTGTGGGTGGTGACTGAGGTCTGCTTGTGCGCCCAGCTCAGCAAACGCGTGCAGCTGCTCAAGAAATTCATCAAGATTGCCGCCCA CTGCAAGGAATACAAGAATCTAAACTCCTTCTTTGCTATCATCATGGGAATGAGCAACCCGGCTGTGAGCAGGCTGACTCAGACGTGGGAG AAGCTTCCTAGCAAGTTTAAGAAGTTCTATGGGGAGTTTGAAAGCCTACTG GACCCCTCGCGAAACCACCGTGCCTACAGGCTCACCATGGCCAAGCTGGATGCACCCATAATCCCCTTCATGCCACTGCTCATTAAAG ATATGACTTTCACCCATGAAGGAAACAAGACATTTATTGACAGTCTGGTTAATTTTGAGAAAATG aGGATGATTGTCAACACGGTGCGGACGATGCGGTTCTGCCGGAGCCAACCTTTCA ATCTGGATGCTTCCCTGGCCAGTAAGAACCACCAGGAGGTCAGGAGCTACGTGCGGCAGCTTCACGTGATTGACAGTCAGAGGGCCCTGTCTCACCTCTCCCATAAACTGGAGCCCCGCAGAGCATAG